A window from Salarias fasciatus chromosome 11, fSalaFa1.1, whole genome shotgun sequence encodes these proteins:
- the dctn3 gene encoding dynactin subunit 3, with translation MDKNLEVDSLEMRLQALESRIYGERRNKSGKPVKCTESLARIQAGLTNTANKRERVKILHKKIEDLLKYLDPQFTDHITVPDAMKLEFILAEEDFLLSQAALLEQVNTLQPLLDSAYITGVPEHATKLQRLSQIHIKEQDQTETQSLEVKKLFEEYNKMMFLLSKQFTQWDETLRKMEEAKGIRPVE, from the exons ATGGATAAAAATCTGGAGGTAGATAGTCTAGAAATGCGCCTGCAGGCGCTGGAAAGTCGCATTTACggagagagaagaaacaaaagCGGAAAGCCTGTCAAG TGTACCGAGTCCTTGGCCAGGATTCAAGCTGGTCTGACAAACACAGCCAACAAGAGAGAGCGAGTAAAGATCCTGCACAAGAAAA TTGAGGACTTGCTGAAGTACTTGGACCCTCAGTTCACCGACCACATCACCGTACCTGATGCTATGAAGCTGGAGTTTATCCTTGCAG AGGAGGATTTTTTGCTTTCCCAGGCTGCTTTATTGGAACAAGTCAACACCCTGCAGCCGCTGTTAGACAGCGCGTACATCACAG gTGTGCCCGAACATGCCACCAAGTTACAGCGTCTTTCACAGATTCACATCAAAGAGCAG GACCAAACCGAGACGCAGTCCCTGGAAGTCAAGAAGCTTTTTGAGGAATACAATAAAATG ATGTTCCTGCTGTCCAAGCAGTTCACACAGTGGGACGAGACCctgaggaagatggaggaggccAAAGGAATCCGACCTGTGGAGTAG